The DNA segment atactgtatatgaaaggggctgctttttaaatatttttacactaCACTACAGTGAAAAAGTGTTCTCCCACTGCCAGTGTGaacactttctctttctttttctttcactctcttctttctttttttcttttctctggagATTTCATGCAAAATGTTTCCTTATAGTGGATTTGATAATGGAttgatgaatatatatatatatatatatatatatatatatatatatatatatatccctgtGGTTACAGTGGAAGCAACAATTAATTAACTTCTAAATATTGTTGCATGCAATTTATACACACAgctaaatgtatataaaaatcatTAAAGTATATTGCTTTGTAAtgggtatttttaataaaattcattagATAAATTAAAACTGGCACTGGAAGATTGTTACCAttactgacatttttcttttttgagtcaGTGTTTTATACacgtgtatacagtggtgtgaaaaactatttgcccccttcctgatttcttattcttttgcatgtttgtcacacaaaatgtttctgatcatcaaacacatttaaccattagtcaaatataacacaagtaaacacaaaatgcagtttgtaaatggtggtttttattatttagggagaaaaaaaaatccaaacctacatggccctgtgtgaaaaagtaattgccccctgaacctaataactggttgggccacccttagcagcaataactgcaatcaagcgtttgcgataacttgcaatgagtcttttacagcgctctggaggaattttggcccactcatctttgcaaaattgttgtaattcagctttatttgagggttttctagcatgaaccgcctttttaaggtcatgccatagcatctcaattggattcaggtcaggactttgactaggccactccaaagtcttcattttgtttttcttcagccattcagaggtgtatttgctggtgtgttttgggtcattgtcctgttgcagcacccaagatcgcttcagcttgagttgacgaacagatggccggacattctccttcaggattttttggtagacagtagaattcatggttccatctatcacagcaagccttccaggtcctgaagcagcaaaacaaccccagaccatcacactaccaccaccatattttactgttggtatgatgttctttttctgaaatgcagtgttccttttacgccagatgtaacgggacatttgccttccaaaaagttcaacttttgtctcatcagtccacaaggtattttcccaaaagtcttggcaatcattgagatgtttcttagcaaaattgagacgagccctaatgttctttttgcttaacagtggtttgcgtcttggacatctgccatgcaggccgtttttgcccagtctctttcttatggtggagtcgtgaacactgaccttaactgaggcaagtgaggcctgcagttctttagacgttgtcctggggtcttttgtgacctctcggatgagtcgtctctgcgctcttggggtaattttggtcggccggccactcctgggaaggttcaccactgttccatgtttttgccatttgtggataatggctctcactgtggttcgctgaagtcccaaagctttagaaatggctttataaccgtttaccagactgatagatctcaattacttctgttctcatttgttcctgaatttctttggatcttggcatgatgtctagcttttgaagtgcttttggtctacttctctgtgtcaggcagctcctatttaagtgatttcttgattgaaacaggtgtggcagtaatcaagcctgggggtggctacggaaattgaactcaggtgtgatacaccacagttaggttattttttaacaagggggcaattactttttcacacagggccatgtaggtttggattttgtttctccctaaataataaaaaccatcatttaaaaactgcattttgtgtttacttgtgttatatttgactaatggttaaatgtgtttgatgatcagaaacattttgtgtgacaaacatgcaaaagaataagaaatcaggaagggggcaaatagtttttcacaccactgtatttcaacatttcttggagacacttttagggtggactgtgtattatttttaagtaaataatgtaGTGAATGCATTTAATGCACCAAATTAAAATGGCTTTTATAACTAAACATGCAATATTCACTTCTTCTTTTAAAAACcacattattgaaataaaagtcaaCATTGAAATCTTTCTCAAACACATGTGGAAACATTATTTGACTAGTATACTCTTACCAAACTGTTGTTAACTTCCCTATTTTCCAGGAATGGCTTTAATGTGTCTGTTAAGCGGTTTATTCTTTTGCAAAACATGCTGATGTTTTGATCTATAAATATTGAGTGGCAGCAGGTGAAACAAGAGAACACAATACACTTCTGAAAGATGAAGGTCTTTGCTTTCTTCATTCTTCTGATAGCTGTGACCAGTGCTAAGAGATTAGGCCGGTGCACAGTTGCCAGCATTTTCAAAGCAAACGGACTAGATGGGTATGAAGGGTATGGATTAGGAAACTGTAAGttgaatgtatatatttattcctATTTTAGTAATTGTTCaatttttaatgattaaaaacatatatatgtatgtatgtatatgtatatgtatatatatatatatatatgtgtgtgtgtgtgtgtgtgtgtgttttttaattataatttgaaaATCCAGCCTTTCTTAAGATATAACTGAAAAGTAATTGAAACAGCTTTGTGCACAAACAATTTCCTTTTTTACAACACCAATCAATACTACTTAATTAAATGTAATAGTTACTTTTATAATTTGTACTGGGAATATGAGAAGTAGATTTAAGATTTAGTTTATCTtctgccattttattttattacttggtGTCTTTAACAGTGAacaatgatttatatttttgtaacatttaaaatatgattAACCTCTACAGAAATTAGTACAAACATCAAtacattaattttcatttctgATTGTCTTAGTGATGGTTGTAGTATAAACCACCTTCAGCATGGAAAAgaagcaataaaatgaaaaaattattattatgtatagtATTACATTATGAGAAAGTCactcagtcattatccaacccgctatatcctaacacagggtcacgggggtctgctggagccaatcccagccagcacagggtgcaaggcaagaacaaaccccggacagggcgccagcccaccgcagggcacacacaagcacaccaagcacacactggggaaaatttaggattgccaatgcacctaacctgcatgtctttggactgtgggaggaaactggagcacccggaggaaacccacacagacacggggagaacatgcaaactccacgcagggaggacccaggaagcaaatccaggtctccttactgcgaggcagcagcactaccactgcaccaccgtgccgtctCTGTATGTATAGTATTACATTATGAGAAAGTTatattcattatactgtatattgttactgTACTACTATGAACACACATTCATTTATTCTTCATTGTAGCAACAAATTATCAGCCTGAATTGTTTTGTGGTAATGTTCTTCAGACTTACAAACGAACATGTGCCACCTATGAATCATAGACACACACTGATGTTTTCTTGTTAGCGTCATAGTGAAAAGTCATGAGTGaaaaaacattaatgtaatgCAAAATTCTATTACTTTCTGTCCCCTTTTCTGGCCACACAAGATTTTCGTGCAGACACGATTACAATGTAATTTACAgagtactttttttttccctttttttctcttAGATATATGTATGGCATTCTGGGAAAGCCATTTCAAAACACATAAAGTGAGAACCAGTGACAATGTAGGAAAAGACTATGGCATCTTTCAGATCAACAGCTACAAGTGGTGTGATGATGGTCTTCCTGGTGGCAAAAATCTCTGCAAAGTCAAGTGTGGAGGTAAGAATAAAATGCAGgtcaattcagtttacttttataTGGTGCATTTCCATTCCCAAGCCAAACATGAACAGCTGTTTGTCCTTTTGAATTGACTACTGTGCTATGTCTCTGGATAAATGAACTGTTTAATGAACTTTGTTATCTGAAATAAATTTGCATAACTAAACATCTTCATTTTTTTACCCTAACATACTGCATTGTAGAAGCTCTGTAGGCATTAACAGTGGATTTTCCTACAAGAATGGGTGGCTGACAGAATGGGATATATGCTGAAAGAAAGGGAATGCAAACTGGTAGATACACAGAAATCTACAAAAAAACTCTTTATCACTAGAATATGAAGAAGTTAGGGAAAGTATACTGCATGTAACACACAGAGATGGAAGTGATAAAATAGGAAAGGAAGCAGTTCATGATGGAAGCTTCCATGTGCTGCAAGCGACTGAGGCAATACAGAGGCTGCAGGGGTTAGTTCAATTCAGAAACTCCAATACATGATGCCTGTTATCTATGACTATTCTACaattgaaattatattttcaggttatgtaaaaaaatgaaatgctgcatttttCTTATTGGGTGCATTGGGTGCTAATTATTAAATTGTTTAGATCACTGTAATTGTCCttgtaatgtgctcatttctcACAAAGTTATTTGAACTGTTGTGTggcatttttatatcattttacaCAGGTTATTCTTCTCTTAAAGGAACCGCAGCACAATTATTtaccctgatagatagatagatagatagatagatagatagatagatagatagatagatagatagatagatagatagatagatagatagatagatagatagatagatagatagatagatagatagatctttatttatcTCCAGGGTagaactgcttttacaaatattatttaacattccaaacaaacacttttttttcagaCCTCTTAGGTGATGATCTAAAAGCTTCAGTAGACTGTGCCAAGATCATTGTAAAGCTAGAAGGACTCAAATCATGGTatgtacaatttattaataaaaaatgaaatcatataAGATGCAATTTTTCAGTGGTGTGAATTATAAATTATTCAGTAGCCTTCATTAATTCTTTGAAGTGTTTATCCATTTCCTGTGTTCATTTTATCCTAGTTATGGATGTGGGAAGCCTTCAGCCTTTCTTAGTAGTAACATGTATAAGGAAGGCCCCAATATGCAATTCCATTGAAGGACATACATATTTACTTCATGCCAGTTTACCATTGACAGCCAAGCTAACACCGCCTTCTTGGGCTGTTGATTAAACCATGAATTCTggaataatccaaataaacagCATGAAAACTCAGAATGCCTAGAAGTTATTTAAGTGAATGAAAAGTTGTGAGGTTAAGTCATTATCTGTTAAACTATCTCTGAAGTTAATGGTTTCATATTTTCCATCTATACACCACTCCATTCTTTATTATAGCTGCTTAATCTAGTCCAAGGTCAATGGGACTGAAGAAGAAGACAGGAACTAACTATGGGCAGAGCACCAGTTGATATTTCTTGGAAACATGATATAACAATGAAAACATTACAGATTTCAGAAATAGTATGTCCTTGTAATGTTTCAAATTCTTATCTCCTTCTGTAGGTATACTTGGGAGAAATACtgtgatggaagaaacatgagAAGATGGACTAAAGGATGTGATCTTTACTAAGTTCAGAGCAATCCCAACATGCCATATAAATGGAATGATCGCCATTAGTTTTGCTTCATCTCATCGTAACAGCTTTCAGTTGCGTTTCAAGGGTGCACACATAAACTAGGAGAATTTGCTTGCTACTGGTGGATTGAttgatacattttaaagtattCATTTAATGCTGATGATTTTGTAATATGGGCTCTACTTATCAGTATGAAAGTAATATTATTATACAAAGTTCCAGTAAGGGGAAATGCAAAGATGTTATGATGGTTAAGCTGTATACTATagtatctttattttttgtacaaaaaCTAATGAAAATTGCAGATTCAGAATATTTTGCATTTAACTCTGTAATCTTTTACTGGCAAATAAAGGCTATCATATTTTAACTTGCTCTATTGGGTTGTAGTGAAGTGGTATACAACAAACTGTGATTTATAGCTGTTTGCCATGACTAAATAACAGCAAACAAccaatgggtaaaaaaaaaaattcttaatgcACATAAATATTTGCAGGTATTCCGTAAATCAATGGACAATGTAATTTatagtaaaaaaatgtttatttgacacAGTAAGCTGCTCTTGATGGGCATTGCACAGTATAACAACTAATCCACACACTTAaagcacacacatccacattctACTGCTTAGAATAAAGGCAGCACCATTAACCTAAATCACTACAGATGGACAAATTCTTAAGTACATTTCTATATATTTAGTAGTGAAATATAAACAAAGCCATGCTAATATAAATTACTTCTAACTAAAATATGACCAGTTGacaaaatgtatggttaacaGTGTCCTGGAGTCTTCTATAACAGTCAAGCAGAAAGATAAAGTTCTTGTACCTTTTTGTTTCTGaaggtttgctttaaaaaaataatgtctaGGATTTTTTTTAACCAGCATGCATCTTTTTCTCAAAGTGGCATCTCTTTAGTAACACTTAGACTTGCATTTGTAGTATTCCAAAAAATCGCTCAATAAATGTCTATAGCACATTAGTTTTAGGTTACATATTCCAGCCTAGATTTCACTTCCAACCTTTAAGCTATTGGCAAGCAGTtatattccaaaaacaaagtttGCCTGGGAAATATTAAGTCTGCTCTAACCATTTAAAGCTGCTTTTTTAGTGTCtacacattaaaatatcttctatTTTCTTGAACATTGTATTAAGGAGTACAATATTCAATAGAAATCATTCTGCCACTACAACCACTTGTCTAAAAGCATGTTCACTTGAATGCTATAAAAATGATtcaaccttttcttttttgttctcatcagcaaaaaatgttatttttacccAAACTGGTTAAAAACTACTAAGGATGAGGATAagaatgtagtttttaaaataaatgggtaTTACCTATCCACTAGAAACTGAGCTACTAGGTCTGCGGTACCTTATCTCTATTTTGGCCACTGCTCATCTTATTAGTACTTAAGGGGTGAAGACCTGAAGGCTCTAAGCTTTACACCACATGCCTAATACTACACTGACACTTAGATTCAGTCCATTCACACAATGTGAATGCAAGTTTGTTTATCAGAGCAGAACCCatgacccgggtcctccctgcatggagctttCTGCTTGGGTTTCCACCAGGTGCTCTGATGTCCCCCcgacagtccagagacatgcagggtaggtggactGACAATGCTAAATTGGTCCGTTTGTGTGCgagtgtgttcaccttgcaatggaaaagtgtcctgtccagggatttgtcTTACCTTGTACCAGATGTTTGCTGGGATGAGCTTCAGCTTCCCTGTCACCCTACTCTGgataaaagtggatttaaaaaatgtattatattacagGAATACTGTACCCTTATCTATATCAGAAGTTGACTGGAATGGTAATTAATGGAGAATAACAAGATTGTGACCAGGTGGTGTTCTGGGCAATGGACTGGCAGCATGTCCATGGATGGCTATTACTTTGCACCTGATGATGCCTGGATATGCATAACTGGATTAAGTGAATCTgagaataatattttatattagaaATGTTAAAGAATTAGGAGTATTTTTTACAGACAAGTAGCGAAATTACAACaactataaaacagaaatacagaaaagaaagaaaaaaaaaatggggctATACATGGCATTGTCCTTATAAAAATATCAGCTGGGTTGTGGGTTTGATACCGTAGGGCTAAAATTTATGTAACCCAGCTACTCCTGATCCTTCTGTTATCTTGACTAAGGGGCACATAAAGTTATCCCACTCTTAAATAACAAAGAAGATATACttgtaaacaatttaaataaatgaggttatgccAGTACCCTAGTTAACCTTCTACCTGTTAGAACAAAACTGCCCCAGCAAGTAAACAATACATATCACAATTAGTCAGAAATAATAAGTGTATTAAAAAAGGTTTTTTGCACTGGTATTTATAGGAGCTCTCCTGATGCCagtgactctctctctctttctctctcttcttcttgtGCACAGTCTGTGGGATTTTATTCTGCCCTGTGCCATCCTGGCATCCTTGCCTTGGCAACCTCCTACCAGCTGGGCACTAACCTCACATGTTATGTcttgtgttgttgtttttcctTTACTGTATCAAGCAAACAACATAAGATGTACAGTACCTCATATAAATATAGAAACAAGCAATATATTTGCTTATTATTCTTTATACAAATATGTAAAAGGGAATAAAGATAAGAAGGTATCTTCTTATCACTGTCTAAATGACCATAGTGTAATGAGTAAACATTCTAGCTCAGGGTTTCTTTTATGGACATGCAATTCACTGCTCCACCATTAAATAATCTTGCCATATCATTGTGTGACATGAATGGGGCCTACTATTTTGATTACGTGTCTCTGGCTCTTGTGTCCTTATCGAGGACTGTGCAGTATAAATACCTTTTCTTTTTGCTGTGCAACAAATATTAATTTGTTGTCTAAGAGAACATTTCTTTAAGTCAACCTTTTTAGATATAAAATGAGAACATTTACAGTAAAGAACAAATTTTCCTTTGGTGAAATTTTATTGTcggttctttttattgttttattaattatctGTGGGGGTTTGATAGCAGTCTCATGGCTCGCAATTAACAACCAGTCAACAGGTaagaaacaattttttaattattatttttttctgaagctAATTCTATTGTCTGCGTGATGGAAATGTTGCATTATTTATATATGGAGGATACATAATTTCTATTAGCTTCCAGTCTTATGGTGtatgaaattatacatttttgtttttgaatctaCTTTCAACAATTTCTAAAAAATTTGCAGCAGAtgttaaataaaattgattttttattttcaatatggGTACCAGCAATGATCACATTTTTGCTTCACCATATGCCCAAAGAACAGGATTCAACTCACAGTCTGATCACTATCAatttggagtttgcatattctctctttATCATTTGGTGCACCAGTTTCTGCCTAAATTCAAAGACTTGTAGCTTAGGCTTATCGTTGACTGTTATCTTGGTGGGCATGTGTAGTTTGTATGAATATTCCATTTAATGCATTGTCACACTAGGGTTGGTTCTGGTATAAAGGATTTATTCCACTAAGTTCCCATAGCTATATGACTATGTtcaataaatgcaggaattaatacTTTATGTCACTTTGAGAATAaacattatattttatcatttgcaTGTGAATGACTTTAAATGAGATTTGTTATCATTTGTGtagtaatttaaaatatacaagaaGTACATTGTGGGAAATTCACTTGCTGCACCAGCAACATAGAGAATAGACAGCACAGCGTGGCAGTACTACGTGAATGAAGAACTTCAACTACCAGAGGTCCCTGCGGTGGCCCTGATTGGACTTCTACAAGGGCGCAGGGTTTACTGGGGACAAGAAGGGCCGGTGGGAGCTTTAAAAAAAGCCAGCTAGACAGTAAGGGAGGTCTGTTATTTGTGTGTGCATCAGGGTTGCCAAATTTCCAAAAATAACAGATCGGGACAGACACCATTTTGAGTGTCCAAAAAAATATAAGATGTTAATGAACtataagaaagacaaaaaaaagaatcattttaaGTATAAGTATATAATTAATATACTGGATAATATAGTGTATAACCTAAATATAtgtaaactagtcatttagcccgttacaataacgggcgctagaacagtagtgcataaacattagtaggaacagtctatattaaatggcaagggactttcacctcattctttttgttggttgtatttttctttctttcagcctttcttttgttgatgtttacttgctgagctgaccgttcttcgtgggctgccgctgtgtattgtgtgtctttaattttctttgacagtaatactgtcttgtacgtctctattcaataagggcgcacacaaaaaggcaagcttcaaaagggcgacctcaattgagcgcgacgaataaaggcgttcgtagataatttagttcaaatggctctggaatatgtgaagagcaacaaaggtgcagatctttatttatgtgcgcctttattcgctgcgcccaattgaggtcgcccttttgaggctcgcctttttgtgggcgcccttattgaaggataccgtcttgtacgtccgctggcttgtacgtccgtaatatacctttaattttctctgacagtaatactggcttgtatgtggctgtaatatgcgtcactgtattgtgtacctttaatttcctctcggcgtaatactgggttgtatttccgtaaaacgcctctaactttctctgacagtaatatcgcgcatcgcaccacacctggacgcacatagggattttatatatatagtgtgaaagattgaggtctccgtgaccccttgaaccctctgatcagacgtcagacaccatataaaagtccaaatattacttttattcagACAATAATGTGCAGAAAGCACCCTATACTCCACAGCtctcatataaataaatcaataattaataaaccaatacacaataatcaatcctccacactcccagacacgttgccacccttccacccagctcagcttagcgtactgggctttcccatggtcctttatactccctgacccggaagtggttcttgttccacaacccacaagtccttattcctcccgggtcagggtaaacagtccttttcttcaacccggaagcacaccgtttcctcctgtcctgggattatgacgtacttccgggttatagggcatgtaagagtctacgggcttccctacagcgactcctggtggtccccaaggcatccagcagggctgtgcataaaaactacatagtccatgagtccctgctggaactcggggcacgtccatgctgcagggaaagctccacctggcggcctgggggtattggccggaatgaaaagccggccacatatcacaatagaTAAGATGACATATAGTCGAAAAGTTTTTATCAGTATCACTtcaaagcgccttgagcatgggaaaagcaccatataaataaaatgtattattactttcAAAACTGATTACACACGAGCAGGAGAAATATTCGATGAGACAAGCACATGACATTCATGAACACACATGATTCGTATAGTTACAAATTTTATTATGCCAGACTGTTTACAAAAATTGCAGCATCTTTAACtagatattcatccatccatccattttccaacctgctgaatctaaacacagggtcacgggggtctgctggagccaatcccagccaacacagggcacaatgcaggaaccaatcccgggcagggtgccaacccaccgcaggacacacacaaacacacccacacaccaagcacacactagggccaatttagaatcgccaatccacctaacctgcatgtctttggactgtgggaggaaaccggagcgcccagaggaaacccacgcagacacggggagaacatgcaaactccacgcagggaggacccgggaagcgaacccaggtctcctaactgcgaggcagcagtgctactactgcgccaccgtgccgcccttaactagatattcaatttaaaaattgaattaagatctttttatttatatatacaatttttgttcaaTCGGGATTTTCAGAGGACAGTTCTGTTCAAATCCGGACGTCTGGAAATCTTGGTCTGAGTTCACCCATTTGTTTGTTAGTAATACCATCACCTGTGGATCATCACACCTGTAAGAATGTATGGACTATCTTGTGCCTGCCTGTTGTGTGAGTAGTGAGTCGGACTTATCATCATGCTTCGTCGGAAGGAGCACTCCTAAATCTCATTACCCCTTGCCACATCAggaataccggtaggactgtttataCATCGAGCAAGCTGTTTACCGGATCATCATTATTCTCCTTCATTCCACTTCATCTGTTGCTGCTGCATTTGGACAACTCTGTTTACTTTATTGTTAGTGTTTACCTTGCTTGTTGTTGTTGCCGCATTGAGTTAATTTGGGGATCTCCGATTGGTTGTGGTGAgggattgtgtttttgtttattgagtagttatattttatcttctattttttgtttaatatattcattttGGTTAATGGTTAagctcttttgtttccatgtgtcTGTGAGTGACTCTGTACTAGTCGAggcaaggctgggtgtgttcccccactgaaaaaataaataaatccctgTCCCTATGACGGTGTGAGTCTTAGCGGCACTGCATCCGCTAAAACACGATAGTAAAAATGAAGCGCAAACCATTACATAAGTGCAACTCACAgaactatacaaataaaataatcagtGAACATTAAATATATAGTGTTCCTAAAGAAATATTGCTGCTATGCCATTACGGCTGTAAAGCATCATGGATGTTAAAACATCTTAACAACTGTGATGGACGGCAGGCAGCTCATCCAGCCGACACATCCAAGGTGCTAAATGgtgtcttccctgcagcatggaagtgccccggattcccacaggagaccatgggagatggagttcggcttcacagccctgctggataccatgggtgccatcgtgtgacgctgcagggagacatggggatttttattttccctatatcCAAGAAGTACTCctaagtcatgggg comes from the Erpetoichthys calabaricus chromosome 4, fErpCal1.3, whole genome shotgun sequence genome and includes:
- the lyz gene encoding lysozyme C, with the translated sequence MKVFAFFILLIAVTSAKRLGRCTVASIFKANGLDGYEGYGLGNYICMAFWESHFKTHKVRTSDNVGKDYGIFQINSYKWCDDGLPGGKNLCKVKCGDLLGDDLKASVDCAKIIVKLEGLKSWYTWEKYCDGRNMRRWTKGCDLY